GCTGCGTAATTTGCTGCCGCCACGCCTCCTAGAGAATGGCCCCCAATATACCACTTTTTTATTTTAGGCCTGGATGATTGAGCTTTCTCTGCATTTCCGGTTCCGAGAATGGCAAAATGAAATGGCATTTCCGGAATAGCCACCGTAATCCCCGTCTTTGCAAGCTCCTGTCCGATGAATGCATAAGCTTCAGGTTCTACTTTCGCGCCGGGATACAGAATGACTCCTGCCTCTGTTTTAGTGCCGGAAGGGTCAAAATATAAGATCCCGTCTGTTTCAGTGTACGAGTCCTCCGGAACAAGCCTGGTCAGATCTTTCGACGGCTTATAAGTAAATTGGGACCAGACAAAAAATCCTCCAGCGAGCAGGACGACGGCGCTTGTTAAAATTGCGATAAATATCTTCAGCCATTTTTTCATGCTGTTCCTCATTCCCCTCAGAATTTCATCTTATTTTAACCCAAATTTTCTCAGCCAAGGCTAAAAAGAAAAAAAATACGGTTAGAGTGCACCTATATAGGTTAAATATACAATGTACTGAAAACCCTGGGAGGGATAAATGACATGAAAAAGATTTTAATGGTATTAACTAACTCAAGCGAGATTGATAAAGAGCATGAAACAGGCTTATGGCTTGGTGAATTTGCAGAGCCCTATAATGAATTTGTAAATAGCGGGTTTCAAGTTAGAGCAGCGAGTCCTAAGGGAGGAAGAATTCCTATTGACCCTAATAGCGTGGAAGGAACGCCTCCGGATGAATGGGATGATGCCATCGCTATGCTTCAAAATACGGAAGTGCTTTCTGCACTGAACCCGCAGGATTTCAACGGGATCTTCCTGCCTGGAGGCCATGGAACGATGTTTGATCTTCCGGAAGATCCTGCTCTTCAAAAAGCTCTTGCCTATTTTGCTGAAAATAATAAAGTAATTGGCGCTGTTTGCCATGGGCCGGCAGGATTTGTCGGAACGAAGCTATCAAACGGCAAATGGCTTGTCGACGGAGTCAGCTTAACAGGCTTTACAAATGAGGAAGAACAGCAGACAGGACTTGATTCCTTAATGCCATTCCTGCTTGAATCCAAACTGAGAGAGCAGGGTGCGCAATTTGAGGGAGCAGCTGCCTATTCAGATCATGTCGTCGCTGACACGCGGTTTGTTACCGGCCAAAACCCTCAAAGCAGTAAATCGGCTGCCATTGCTTTTGTAAAGGCGATCAACTCTTAAAAGAATTCATCCAGAAAAAAAGTACTTCCGCGTCAGGAAGTACTTTTTTCGTTTACTATTCTTTCTCCACCATGTTTAAAAGCATATGAGCTAATGCGTGCTGCTGCTGTTTATCCCCCGATTTCCAAAGCTCCTGCAGCAGATACTCTTCCCGGTTTTTCGGGTTTACGTGATCTGCCAGATAATTGGCGACTCGCTCAGTCGTTTTCGCCAGCTGCTCCTCGCTCAAGCCTATTTTTTTGCCTACATCTACTTTTTCCCTTAAATACTTTTTGAAGCCATCAAAGTTTTCAAGGATTTCTTCCTGTTTATCTACACCGATCCGGCTGACTACGTCTTCAATTTTACCTGGATCTACATCGCCTGTTCGGTCAATCATATGATTTTTCTCGGACATCTGAAACACTCCTTATTTAATATGCTACTTATCCTTTCCCTTACCGGAAATGTTGAAACACTTTTTCATCATAATTGCTGTATTAACAAGCATCAGACGCTTTATCCGATTTATAAGCATAGAAAAAAGCCGGGAGTGAACCCGGCTTTTCAAA
The Metabacillus sp. FJAT-52054 genome window above contains:
- a CDS encoding alpha/beta fold hydrolase, yielding MKKWLKIFIAILTSAVVLLAGGFFVWSQFTYKPSKDLTRLVPEDSYTETDGILYFDPSGTKTEAGVILYPGAKVEPEAYAFIGQELAKTGITVAIPEMPFHFAILGTGNAEKAQSSRPKIKKWYIGGHSLGGVAAANYAAKHEKSVEGVFFLASYPAESAKLKQTNVDVLSISAANDGLTSLDDIENSKKNVPDDALFYEIKGGNHAQFGLYGKQKGDHSAEIPAEEQQKQIIQYIENWIKRGSGK
- a CDS encoding type 1 glutamine amidotransferase domain-containing protein, with amino-acid sequence MKKILMVLTNSSEIDKEHETGLWLGEFAEPYNEFVNSGFQVRAASPKGGRIPIDPNSVEGTPPDEWDDAIAMLQNTEVLSALNPQDFNGIFLPGGHGTMFDLPEDPALQKALAYFAENNKVIGAVCHGPAGFVGTKLSNGKWLVDGVSLTGFTNEEEQQTGLDSLMPFLLESKLREQGAQFEGAAAYSDHVVADTRFVTGQNPQSSKSAAIAFVKAINS
- a CDS encoding DUF3243 domain-containing protein, with the translated sequence MSEKNHMIDRTGDVDPGKIEDVVSRIGVDKQEEILENFDGFKKYLREKVDVGKKIGLSEEQLAKTTERVANYLADHVNPKNREEYLLQELWKSGDKQQQHALAHMLLNMVEKE